One part of the Sorangiineae bacterium MSr11954 genome encodes these proteins:
- a CDS encoding Rid family detoxifying hydrolase yields the protein MRNMTRKAINSPNAVKAGPYSHAVDTDPYVYLSGQTPIDPATGRLIEGSIGDQTRQTFANLFEVLKAGGLGPEHVVKCNVYLTNMADFAAMNEVYAQQFSEPFPARTTIGVAALPLGARVEIELIAKRS from the coding sequence ATGCGCAACATGACACGCAAAGCCATCAACTCGCCCAACGCCGTCAAAGCCGGTCCGTATTCGCACGCCGTCGACACGGATCCCTACGTCTATCTGTCGGGGCAGACGCCGATCGATCCCGCGACCGGCCGCCTCATCGAGGGCTCGATTGGCGATCAAACGCGCCAGACCTTCGCCAATCTCTTCGAGGTGCTCAAGGCCGGAGGGCTCGGCCCGGAGCACGTCGTCAAGTGCAACGTTTACCTCACCAACATGGCCGACTTCGCCGCCATGAACGAAGTCTATGCCCAGCAATTCAGCGAGCCCTTCCCGGCCCGCACCACCATCGGCGTGGCCGCTCTACCGCTGGGCGCGCGCGTCGAAATCGAGCTGATCGCCAAGCGCTCCTGA
- the uppS gene encoding polyprenyl diphosphate synthase, with protein MTLVEARNLPSHVGIIMDGNGRWAHQRNLSRVRGHKEGSHAARRVIRAARRLGLRALTLYAFSEQNWGRPEDEVDALMELLREFLLSEREEILENGIRLNAIGNLGRLPAIVRAVLEPLRRESSDNEAMTLTLALSYGGREEIVHAARELARSVAAGTLKPEDVTEQALHGLMPSLAVGDPDLIIRTSGEHRISNFLLYGLAYSELHFADVLWPDFSAEDFYAAIASYQARERRYGLTGGQIESQQHALANGVSLRTADRVEAARIAV; from the coding sequence ATGACGCTTGTCGAAGCACGAAATCTACCATCCCACGTCGGCATCATCATGGATGGCAATGGCCGTTGGGCGCACCAGCGCAATCTCAGTCGGGTGCGCGGCCACAAGGAGGGCTCCCACGCTGCCCGCCGGGTCATCCGTGCCGCCCGTCGCCTCGGGCTTCGGGCGTTGACATTGTACGCTTTCAGCGAGCAGAACTGGGGCCGTCCCGAGGACGAAGTGGACGCGCTCATGGAGCTCCTGCGGGAGTTTCTGCTGTCCGAGCGGGAGGAAATCCTCGAGAACGGCATCCGCCTCAACGCCATCGGTAACCTGGGCCGCCTGCCCGCGATCGTCCGGGCCGTGCTCGAGCCGCTGCGCCGCGAGAGCTCGGACAACGAGGCGATGACCTTGACCTTGGCCCTCAGCTACGGCGGTCGCGAAGAGATCGTGCATGCTGCACGCGAGCTCGCCCGCTCGGTGGCCGCTGGGACCTTGAAGCCCGAGGACGTGACGGAGCAAGCGCTCCACGGCTTGATGCCGAGCCTCGCGGTGGGCGATCCGGATCTGATCATCCGCACCTCGGGCGAGCACCGCATCTCGAACTTCCTCCTCTACGGCCTGGCCTACTCGGAGCTTCACTTCGCCGACGTGCTCTGGCCCGATTTTTCGGCCGAAGATTTCTACGCCGCCATCGCGAGCTACCAAGCGCGCGAGCGCCGCTATGGGCTCACCGGTGGGCAAATCGAATCGCAGCAGCATGCGCTGGCAAACGGCGTCTCCCTGCGAACCGCGGATCGGGTGGAGGCGGCGCGCATCGCCGTCTAG
- a CDS encoding phosphatidate cytidylyltransferase, whose protein sequence is MAVTKSNLAMRLLTAAVAVPVILYLLYGCPPIAFYCLAFPAAVIGSHELFAMTHPGDRVSQILGVLLSAASSLLVYFCGHDPRVLLTLLVAIPLLGPLLTLIRVGDISSAALRACAMGFGPIFVAVPMTMLAMLRRDMGDDGPGYVLVTLMFAWLADTGGYFAGRFLGKHKLYELVSPKKTIEGSIGGLLGSVAGALLASLWYLPAFPLAHSVPLALVASAFGQAGDLGESLLKRSTGVKDSGSLVPGHGGILDRIDALLLTSTIVYVYTMWVQR, encoded by the coding sequence ATGGCCGTAACCAAGTCGAACCTGGCCATGCGCCTCCTGACCGCGGCGGTCGCCGTCCCGGTCATTCTGTACCTCCTCTACGGGTGTCCGCCGATCGCCTTCTACTGCCTCGCGTTCCCGGCGGCGGTGATCGGGAGCCACGAACTGTTCGCGATGACTCACCCGGGCGATCGCGTCTCGCAGATCCTCGGCGTGCTCCTCTCGGCGGCGTCCTCGCTGCTCGTCTACTTTTGCGGCCACGATCCGCGGGTGCTCCTGACCTTGCTCGTGGCGATCCCGCTCCTCGGTCCGCTCCTCACCTTGATCCGCGTGGGCGACATCTCGAGCGCGGCGCTCCGGGCGTGCGCGATGGGCTTCGGTCCCATCTTCGTGGCGGTGCCCATGACGATGCTCGCGATGCTCCGCCGCGACATGGGCGACGACGGTCCGGGCTATGTGCTCGTCACGCTCATGTTCGCGTGGCTCGCCGACACCGGTGGCTATTTCGCGGGGCGCTTCCTGGGGAAGCACAAACTCTACGAGCTGGTCTCGCCGAAGAAGACGATCGAAGGCTCCATCGGCGGTCTGCTCGGCTCCGTGGCGGGCGCGCTGCTCGCGAGCCTCTGGTACCTGCCCGCCTTTCCGCTCGCGCACTCGGTCCCGCTGGCGCTCGTCGCCAGCGCCTTCGGTCAAGCGGGGGACTTGGGCGAATCGCTCCTCAAGCGATCCACGGGGGTCAAAGACTCGGGGTCCCTCGTCCCGGGCCACGGCGGCATCCTCGACCGCATCGATGCGCTGCTTCTGACGAGCACCATCGTGTACGTGTACACGATGTGGGTACAGCGCTAG
- a CDS encoding 3-keto-5-aminohexanoate cleavage protein, with product MPALPAGPAPDADPIVTPAPPPEIVLTAAIVGAEVTRAQTPYLPITPQEIADEAARCREAGAAVIHLHVRNDDGSSTQSADRFAAAIEAIRAKTDCIIQVTTGGAVGMSIEERSGPLACRPEMATLNCGTINFGDDVFVNTRREIRDLAARIRKAGSVPELECYEVGHIEEALLLVKEGTLTGPLHFQFVLGVPGAIGAREEHVRFMRSLVPAEASWAVAAVGRHQQPMTELAMRLGGHARVGLEDNIYLSKGVLSEGSAPLVLRAAQYARSIGRTPADPATARKLLGVGAKAAQAGGAT from the coding sequence ATGCCGGCCCTCCCCGCGGGCCCCGCCCCGGATGCCGATCCGATCGTCACCCCTGCCCCGCCGCCCGAAATCGTGCTGACGGCCGCCATCGTGGGCGCCGAGGTCACCCGGGCGCAAACGCCGTATTTGCCCATCACCCCGCAGGAAATCGCCGACGAGGCGGCCCGCTGCCGCGAGGCCGGCGCCGCGGTGATTCACCTCCATGTGCGCAACGACGATGGCTCCTCCACCCAATCGGCCGACCGCTTCGCCGCCGCCATCGAGGCCATCCGGGCCAAGACGGATTGTATCATACAAGTAACCACCGGCGGCGCCGTGGGCATGTCGATCGAGGAGCGCTCGGGCCCCCTCGCCTGCCGGCCGGAAATGGCCACCCTCAACTGCGGCACCATCAACTTCGGCGATGACGTCTTCGTCAACACGCGCCGCGAAATCCGAGACCTGGCCGCGCGCATCCGCAAGGCGGGGAGCGTGCCGGAGCTCGAGTGCTACGAGGTTGGGCATATCGAGGAAGCTCTCCTTTTGGTGAAGGAAGGAACGCTCACCGGGCCGCTGCACTTCCAGTTCGTCCTGGGCGTTCCAGGCGCCATCGGCGCGCGCGAGGAGCACGTGCGGTTCATGCGAAGCTTGGTTCCAGCCGAAGCGTCGTGGGCGGTCGCGGCCGTGGGCCGGCATCAGCAGCCGATGACCGAGCTGGCCATGCGCCTGGGCGGGCACGCGCGCGTGGGCCTGGAGGACAACATTTACCTGTCGAAGGGCGTCCTGTCCGAGGGGAGCGCGCCGCTGGTGCTTCGCGCCGCGCAGTACGCGCGCTCGATCGGGCGCACCCCGGCCGATCCGGCCACGGCGCGCAAGCTCCTCGGGGTCGGGGCCAAGGCCGCGCAGGCCGGCGGAGCAACATGA
- the rpsD gene encoding 30S ribosomal protein S4, which yields MSRYTGPRVKIMRKLGTELPGLSPKKTERRPYPPGQHGQARKKLSEYAVRLMEKQKVRMNYGVSERQLRHLMHEAKTTSGNTGPKLIELLERRLDNVVFRAGFARTIPSARQLVNHGHILVNGKRVDIASYRVLKGDVVTVRDRKKVVAQVEAAFPIADSFQTPWLEVDRTKRQATVSTLPDEGAVLFPLRVQLVVEFYSQKM from the coding sequence ATGAGTCGTTATACGGGTCCGCGCGTGAAGATCATGCGCAAGCTCGGCACCGAGCTGCCGGGGCTTTCGCCGAAGAAAACCGAACGCCGACCCTATCCCCCGGGGCAACACGGTCAGGCGCGCAAGAAGCTCTCCGAGTACGCCGTGCGCTTGATGGAGAAGCAGAAGGTTCGCATGAACTACGGCGTCAGCGAGCGCCAGCTTCGCCACCTGATGCACGAGGCCAAGACGACCTCCGGTAACACGGGCCCGAAGCTCATCGAGCTCCTCGAGCGCCGCCTCGACAACGTCGTGTTCCGCGCCGGCTTCGCGCGCACGATCCCGTCGGCCCGCCAGCTCGTCAACCACGGCCACATCCTCGTCAACGGCAAGCGCGTCGACATCGCCTCGTACCGCGTGCTCAAGGGCGACGTGGTCACCGTTCGCGATCGCAAGAAGGTCGTTGCGCAGGTCGAGGCGGCCTTCCCGATCGCCGACAGCTTCCAGACCCCGTGGCTCGAGGTCGATCGCACCAAGCGCCAGGCCACCGTCTCCACCCTGCCGGACGAGGGCGCCGTCCTCTTCCCGCTGCGCGTGCAGCTGGTCGTCGAGTTCTACTCGCAGAAGATGTAG
- a CDS encoding anthranilate synthase component I family protein has translation MSGFVTKTLVADGLTPVRAYGLLRQAAEGSASFLLESVVAGERWGRLSVLGYRPRYEATLLADGEWRLSGDAPIKGPLAGGDPISLARAIFQSDPSVTTPTERLAGAHVGYFGWDLVHAIDKVERWPGAQPPLARFMGGSTVVVFDNFAQTFTIAAYTQDEVDRAEHDLAQTGAVRASIGPASLRRIALPDRTRLPKFDASMNDADYERIVRRAKEYIAAGDAFQIVLARNFRVPRVGRDPFDAYRAMRVLNPSPYMYFLDFPPAPGETTRTQIAGASPETLVRLEGGVMTVRPIAGTRPRGRTPEEDAAREAELMGDPKERAEHVMLIDLGRNDVGRVAEVGSVRLLRNMEIERYSHVMHIVSEVEGRVDPARVPPLEAFRAAFPAGTLSGAPKLRAMQIIRELETRPRGIYGGAVGYLTRSGDFDFAIAIRTAVCRGDHFDVTAGAGIVEASMPYAEATETRNKAQAVLAAIEAAPQGVD, from the coding sequence ATGAGCGGGTTCGTCACGAAGACCTTGGTCGCCGACGGGCTGACCCCGGTGCGCGCGTATGGGCTCTTGCGCCAGGCCGCCGAGGGGAGCGCATCGTTTCTCCTCGAGAGCGTCGTGGCGGGCGAGCGCTGGGGGCGCCTGTCCGTGCTCGGGTACAGGCCGCGCTACGAGGCAACCTTGCTCGCCGACGGCGAATGGCGTCTGAGCGGCGATGCGCCTATTAAAGGTCCGCTCGCGGGCGGCGATCCCATCTCGCTCGCCCGGGCCATCTTTCAGAGCGATCCGTCCGTCACCACCCCGACCGAGAGGCTCGCGGGCGCGCACGTCGGGTACTTCGGCTGGGACTTGGTGCACGCCATCGACAAGGTCGAGCGGTGGCCCGGTGCTCAACCCCCGCTCGCGCGCTTCATGGGCGGGAGCACGGTGGTGGTGTTCGACAACTTCGCGCAGACCTTCACCATCGCCGCCTACACGCAGGACGAGGTGGATCGCGCCGAGCACGATCTGGCGCAGACGGGCGCGGTGCGCGCGTCCATCGGCCCGGCGAGCCTCCGGCGCATCGCGCTCCCCGATCGCACGCGCCTGCCCAAGTTCGACGCGAGCATGAACGACGCGGACTACGAGCGCATCGTGCGCCGCGCGAAGGAGTACATCGCCGCGGGCGACGCGTTCCAAATCGTGCTGGCGCGCAATTTCCGAGTGCCGCGCGTGGGGCGCGATCCATTCGATGCGTACCGGGCCATGCGGGTGCTCAACCCGTCGCCGTATATGTATTTCCTCGATTTTCCCCCGGCGCCGGGCGAGACCACCCGCACGCAAATCGCAGGCGCGAGCCCGGAGACCCTGGTGCGCCTGGAGGGCGGCGTCATGACGGTGCGCCCCATCGCCGGGACCCGGCCGCGCGGCCGCACGCCGGAGGAAGACGCGGCGCGCGAGGCGGAGCTGATGGGCGATCCCAAAGAGCGCGCCGAGCACGTGATGCTGATCGACTTGGGCCGCAACGACGTGGGGAGGGTGGCGGAGGTGGGCAGCGTACGCCTCCTGCGAAACATGGAAATCGAGCGCTACTCGCACGTGATGCACATCGTGAGCGAGGTGGAAGGGCGCGTCGATCCCGCGCGCGTCCCGCCGCTCGAGGCGTTTCGCGCGGCGTTTCCCGCCGGCACGCTCTCGGGCGCGCCCAAGCTGCGCGCGATGCAGATCATCCGCGAGCTGGAGACGCGCCCGCGCGGCATCTACGGCGGCGCGGTGGGCTACCTGACGCGCAGCGGCGACTTCGACTTTGCCATCGCCATCCGCACCGCCGTATGCCGCGGCGATCACTTCGACGTCACCGCAGGCGCCGGCATCGTCGAAGCCAGCATGCCCTACGCCGAAGCCACCGAGACCCGCAACAAGGCGCAGGCCGTCCTGGCGGCCATCGAGGCCGCGCCGCAGGGCGTGGACTGA
- a CDS encoding ester cyclase, with the protein METEERTATLRARREALVRAHMQDENTRDFDKVLATFPHPHYEIIATGAVYDGRDEVRAYYRDSRTAFPDQRNELISLRHTDDAVVVEFWLRGTHQGPFRALPPTGQTIEVRMTAFFIFEGERLMVERVYFDSLTLLKQLLRGVSPKNPASLLLLIRTLLGVARGLR; encoded by the coding sequence ATGGAAACCGAGGAACGAACCGCGACGCTCCGCGCGCGTCGTGAGGCGCTCGTGCGCGCGCACATGCAGGACGAGAACACGCGCGACTTCGACAAGGTGCTCGCGACCTTCCCGCACCCGCACTACGAGATCATCGCGACGGGCGCGGTCTACGATGGTCGCGACGAGGTCCGCGCCTACTACCGCGACTCGCGCACGGCCTTCCCCGATCAGCGCAACGAGCTGATCTCGCTGCGCCACACGGACGACGCCGTCGTCGTGGAGTTCTGGTTGCGCGGCACCCACCAGGGACCCTTTCGCGCCTTGCCGCCGACGGGGCAGACCATCGAGGTGCGCATGACGGCGTTCTTCATCTTCGAGGGCGAGCGCTTGATGGTCGAGCGGGTCTATTTCGATTCGTTGACCTTGCTCAAGCAGCTGCTACGCGGCGTGAGCCCGAAGAACCCGGCGAGCTTGCTCCTCTTGATCCGCACCTTGCTCGGCGTGGCGCGTGGGCTGCGCTGA
- a CDS encoding LysR family transcriptional regulator has translation MDRLLGMTLFVRAVDRGSFAEAAREFQLTPAMVGRHVRALEERAGAQLLQRTTRKQTLTAFGRLYYERCTRVLAEIDAMDRSADELRAAPRGLLRVTTTTSFGAHRLAPALADYFTRYPEVRVELLLSDRFADIVENEYDAAVRLGPLAPSHLVARRLRSVRFFLAASPSYLAARGAPKRPEDLRGHACLGHPYGDWGREWPIVDAGGQVHPIKIRCSLKINSGEGLRIAALRGMGIILQPEFQVEDDLASGKLVRVLPDHRLPEVPMHILYPPQKPVSPRLRTFVDFVVERFGRT, from the coding sequence ATGGACCGACTCTTGGGCATGACCCTCTTCGTGCGCGCGGTGGATCGGGGGAGCTTTGCGGAGGCGGCGCGCGAGTTTCAGCTCACCCCGGCGATGGTGGGCCGCCATGTCCGCGCGCTCGAGGAGAGAGCCGGCGCGCAGCTCTTGCAGCGAACGACGCGAAAGCAGACGCTCACGGCGTTCGGGCGCTTGTATTACGAGCGATGCACCCGCGTCCTGGCCGAGATCGACGCGATGGACCGAAGCGCCGACGAGCTGCGCGCGGCCCCGCGCGGCCTCCTTCGTGTCACGACCACCACCTCCTTCGGCGCACACCGCCTGGCGCCCGCCCTGGCCGATTACTTTACGCGTTACCCCGAGGTGCGGGTCGAGCTCCTCTTGAGCGACCGCTTCGCCGATATCGTGGAGAACGAATACGACGCGGCCGTGCGCCTGGGCCCGCTCGCGCCCTCGCATCTGGTGGCGCGGCGCCTTCGAAGCGTGCGCTTCTTTCTGGCCGCGTCGCCGAGCTACCTGGCCGCGCGCGGCGCGCCCAAGCGCCCGGAGGATTTGCGGGGCCACGCGTGCCTGGGCCATCCGTATGGCGATTGGGGCCGCGAGTGGCCCATCGTGGATGCGGGCGGCCAGGTTCATCCCATCAAGATTCGGTGCAGCCTCAAGATCAACAGCGGCGAGGGGCTGCGCATCGCCGCGCTGCGCGGGATGGGGATCATCTTGCAGCCCGAGTTTCAAGTGGAGGACGATCTCGCGAGCGGCAAACTGGTGCGCGTGCTGCCCGATCATCGGCTGCCCGAGGTTCCCATGCACATCCTTTACCCGCCGCAGAAGCCCGTCTCGCCGAGGCTACGCACCTTCGTGGACTTCGTCGTCGAACGGTTCGGTCGGACGTAA
- a CDS encoding VOC family protein: protein MFFTPTPAHLALGLAFVLGACARTDSAPASHSSSSSNPPIAAGSSGATMKPNPVHEMRVALTVDAYDAAFRFYRDGLKFKVLESWERPDGKGVILDAHRATLEIVSTAQADTIDRLEVGKRIAGPVRLGLDVESTEAMAQAFVAAGGERIAGPVATPWSPKTFRLRAPDGMQYTLFTDQGAKSGGEPARQLRMALTVEKFEEALRFYRDTFGLPVITSWSEPSGSGAIFDAGHATLELLSKDMAESVDRIEVGRRVAGPVRVALDVKDSAAVGELLTNGGAQLLGGPVLTPWKDKNVRVRAPDGMQYTLFTKHAP from the coding sequence ATGTTCTTCACCCCAACACCTGCGCACCTGGCGCTCGGCCTCGCCTTCGTGCTGGGCGCGTGCGCGCGGACCGATTCCGCGCCGGCCTCCCACTCGTCCAGCTCGTCCAACCCGCCGATCGCCGCAGGTTCTTCCGGAGCGACCATGAAACCCAACCCCGTTCACGAGATGCGCGTCGCGCTCACGGTCGACGCGTACGATGCGGCCTTTCGTTTTTACCGCGATGGTCTGAAGTTCAAGGTGCTCGAGTCGTGGGAGCGACCCGACGGAAAGGGCGTCATCCTCGATGCGCACCGCGCCACGTTGGAGATCGTGTCCACGGCGCAGGCCGACACCATCGATCGTCTGGAGGTCGGCAAGCGCATCGCGGGCCCCGTGCGGCTCGGGCTGGACGTGGAGAGCACGGAGGCCATGGCGCAGGCCTTCGTCGCCGCCGGCGGAGAGCGGATCGCCGGGCCGGTGGCGACGCCTTGGTCGCCCAAGACGTTTCGGCTGCGGGCGCCCGATGGAATGCAGTACACCCTGTTTACCGACCAGGGGGCGAAGTCGGGCGGCGAGCCCGCGCGGCAGCTGCGGATGGCGCTCACGGTGGAGAAGTTCGAGGAGGCGCTCCGCTTCTACCGCGACACCTTCGGTCTGCCGGTGATCACGTCGTGGAGCGAGCCCTCGGGCAGCGGCGCCATCTTCGATGCGGGGCACGCGACCCTCGAGCTGCTCTCGAAGGACATGGCCGAGTCGGTGGACCGCATCGAGGTCGGCCGGCGTGTTGCGGGACCGGTGCGCGTGGCGCTCGACGTGAAGGACTCTGCGGCCGTGGGAGAGCTGCTCACCAACGGCGGCGCGCAGCTCCTCGGCGGCCCCGTGCTGACGCCGTGGAAGGACAAGAACGTTCGCGTTCGCGCGCCCGACGGGATGCAGTACACGCTGTTTACGAAGCACGCGCCATAA
- a CDS encoding NmrA family NAD(P)-binding protein has protein sequence MFVVAGVTGNTGAVVADTLLARGKKVRVVVRDASKGERFQARGAEVAVVSVDDDVALAKALSGAEGAYLLSPPDLTADDFLASRRIVADAAARAIDASQVPHVVFLSSLGAHLPERTGVVRSLHYAEQRLARTPAKLTFLRPSYFFENWIGPLTAAASSGKLPTFIEVDRAISMISSRDIGVFAAQALLEGPAAERISVINLEAPRDYTPRDIANAAARALERPVEPEFVPEPAIEGAFRSFGRSADVARLMRELLIATNDGTMRFENAGERSWRGTTDADTAVRGLLAK, from the coding sequence ATGTTCGTGGTCGCAGGAGTGACGGGGAATACGGGCGCGGTGGTGGCCGATACGCTGCTCGCGCGCGGCAAGAAGGTGCGCGTGGTGGTGCGCGATGCCTCGAAGGGCGAGCGATTCCAGGCGCGCGGCGCCGAGGTGGCCGTCGTCTCGGTCGACGACGATGTGGCGCTGGCGAAGGCGCTCTCGGGGGCCGAAGGCGCTTACCTTCTCTCGCCGCCGGACCTCACGGCCGACGACTTCCTCGCGAGCCGGAGGATCGTCGCGGACGCGGCGGCGCGCGCGATCGACGCGAGCCAGGTGCCGCACGTGGTGTTCCTCTCCTCGCTGGGCGCGCATCTTCCCGAGCGGACCGGTGTGGTGCGCTCGCTGCACTACGCCGAGCAGCGCTTGGCGCGCACCCCGGCCAAGCTCACCTTCCTTCGCCCGAGCTACTTCTTCGAAAATTGGATCGGTCCGCTCACGGCGGCGGCCTCCAGCGGCAAGCTCCCGACCTTCATCGAGGTCGACCGGGCCATCAGCATGATTTCGTCGCGCGACATCGGCGTCTTCGCGGCGCAGGCGCTGCTCGAGGGGCCCGCGGCGGAGCGCATCTCCGTGATCAACCTGGAGGCGCCGCGCGACTATACGCCGCGCGACATCGCCAACGCGGCCGCGCGCGCGCTGGAGCGCCCGGTGGAGCCCGAGTTCGTGCCCGAGCCGGCCATCGAAGGAGCGTTCCGCAGCTTTGGCCGCTCGGCGGACGTCGCGCGCCTGATGCGCGAGCTCCTCATCGCCACCAACGACGGAACCATGCGCTTCGAGAACGCGGGCGAGCGTTCTTGGCGCGGCACCACGGACGCCGATACGGCCGTGCGCGGGCTGCTCGCGAAGTAG
- a CDS encoding Glu/Leu/Phe/Val dehydrogenase produces the protein MPASKKEYDFFGAVQDYLDEAAAVAKLELFVRTILSQPKNEIIVNFPVRMDNGEVRLFKGYRVQHNNLLGPFKGGMRFHPEVSLDDVKALAAMMTWKSALMRIPFGGGKGGIKVDPQSVTPHELQKITRRFTHALGMNIGPDYDIPAPDVGTNSQTMAWMMDTYSNMIGSYQKQSVKGVVTGKPVASGGTLGRTKATAQGMVFCLIEWAKEHNFTLEGKTMTVQGFGNVGSHTAVILSRLGVSTVAVGDHTGYLFNPEGFNAHKLQDYVAHHGSIAGYPGGKPISREEFFSMKTDIFAPCALENQIKDPEARQLQCSIIIEGANGPTNPSAEKILEERNIVILPDVLANSGGVTVSYYEWVQNKRSESWTEEEVDEKLELAMQRAYREVSDYARNKKVSYRIAAYAIALSRIEAVYKEREIFP, from the coding sequence TTGCCCGCGTCGAAGAAGGAATACGACTTCTTTGGCGCCGTCCAGGACTACCTCGACGAGGCAGCGGCCGTCGCGAAGTTGGAGCTGTTCGTTCGAACGATCCTGAGCCAGCCGAAGAACGAGATCATCGTCAACTTCCCCGTTCGCATGGACAACGGTGAGGTCCGACTCTTCAAGGGATACCGCGTTCAGCACAACAACCTGCTTGGCCCGTTCAAGGGCGGCATGCGCTTCCACCCCGAGGTCAGCCTCGACGACGTGAAGGCGCTCGCGGCGATGATGACCTGGAAGAGCGCGCTGATGCGCATTCCGTTCGGCGGCGGCAAGGGCGGCATCAAGGTCGACCCGCAGAGCGTCACCCCGCACGAGCTCCAGAAGATCACGCGCCGCTTCACGCACGCTTTGGGCATGAACATCGGCCCCGACTACGACATCCCCGCGCCCGACGTCGGCACCAACAGCCAGACCATGGCGTGGATGATGGACACGTACTCGAACATGATCGGCAGCTACCAGAAGCAGAGCGTCAAGGGCGTGGTGACCGGCAAGCCGGTGGCCAGCGGCGGTACGCTCGGACGCACCAAGGCCACCGCGCAGGGCATGGTGTTCTGCCTCATCGAGTGGGCGAAGGAGCACAACTTCACGCTCGAGGGCAAGACGATGACCGTGCAGGGCTTCGGCAACGTCGGCTCGCACACGGCGGTCATCCTGTCGCGCCTGGGCGTGTCGACGGTCGCGGTCGGCGATCACACGGGCTACCTGTTCAACCCCGAGGGCTTCAACGCGCACAAGCTGCAGGACTACGTGGCGCACCACGGCTCCATCGCGGGCTACCCGGGCGGCAAGCCGATCTCGCGCGAAGAGTTCTTCAGCATGAAGACGGACATCTTCGCCCCGTGCGCGCTCGAGAACCAGATCAAGGATCCCGAGGCGCGTCAGCTTCAGTGCAGCATCATCATCGAAGGCGCCAACGGCCCCACGAACCCCTCGGCCGAGAAGATCCTGGAGGAGCGCAACATCGTGATCCTCCCCGACGTCCTCGCCAACTCGGGCGGCGTGACCGTCAGCTACTACGAGTGGGTGCAGAACAAGCGCTCCGAGAGCTGGACCGAGGAAGAGGTCGACGAGAAGCTCGAGCTCGCCATGCAGCGCGCCTACCGCGAGGTGAGCGACTACGCCCGCAACAAGAAGGTGAGCTACCGCATCGCGGCCTACGCCATCGCGCTGTCCCGCATCGAAGCCGTCTACAAGGAACGCGAGATCTTCCCGTAG
- a CDS encoding LysR family transcriptional regulator encodes MHLSDGAFASLDLNLVRALHALLVERHVTRAAERLGLTQSATSHALARLRAHLRDPLLVRTGKGMVPSPRAQAMLEPLEQALASIAALVATPSPFEPAKARDRFTLATADYMEFVLLPKLAPRIWSEAPGIDLRVVPGPASIPGALAEGKVDTVLGLPLLEVPDHRLDGARGLIVQSLFRERFVCVMRKGHPSARRRLDLDTFASLPHALISPRGDRGSIVDTALQKVGRRRRVAIEIPHFLVAPYVVQETDVVLTLAERVAKTFVPSLNLVMVKPPLELPGFTMTMLWHEHKRMDLAHAWLRARIIEVSKGI; translated from the coding sequence ATGCATCTTTCGGACGGCGCCTTCGCGAGCCTGGATTTGAACTTGGTGCGCGCGCTGCACGCGCTCTTGGTCGAGCGCCACGTCACGCGCGCCGCCGAGCGTCTAGGCCTCACGCAGTCGGCCACCAGCCATGCGCTCGCGCGCCTGCGCGCCCACCTGCGCGATCCTTTGTTGGTGCGGACGGGCAAAGGCATGGTCCCCTCGCCGCGCGCGCAAGCGATGCTCGAGCCCTTGGAGCAAGCGCTGGCCAGCATCGCCGCCCTCGTGGCCACGCCGTCCCCGTTCGAGCCGGCCAAGGCGAGGGATCGCTTCACCCTGGCCACCGCCGACTACATGGAGTTCGTGCTCCTGCCGAAGCTCGCGCCGCGCATTTGGTCGGAGGCGCCGGGCATCGACCTTCGCGTCGTCCCCGGCCCCGCCTCCATCCCCGGGGCGCTCGCCGAGGGCAAGGTGGACACGGTGCTCGGCCTACCGCTCCTCGAGGTGCCCGACCACCGCCTCGACGGCGCCCGCGGCCTCATCGTACAGAGCCTCTTTCGCGAGCGCTTCGTATGCGTCATGCGCAAGGGTCACCCCAGCGCGCGCCGCCGCCTCGATCTCGACACCTTCGCGTCCTTGCCGCACGCCCTCATCTCCCCGCGCGGCGACCGCGGCTCCATCGTCGACACGGCCCTCCAAAAAGTCGGCCGGCGCCGCCGGGTGGCCATCGAAATTCCGCACTTCCTCGTGGCCCCCTATGTCGTCCAAGAAACAGACGTGGTGCTCACCCTGGCCGAGCGCGTCGCCAAGACCTTCGTCCCCAGCTTGAACTTGGTGATGGTCAAGCCACCGCTGGAGCTCCCGGGCTTCACCATGACCATGCTCTGGCACGAGCACA